A window from Pokkaliibacter sp. MBI-7 encodes these proteins:
- the ppnP gene encoding pyrimidine/purine nucleoside phosphorylase: MFNVNEYFDGKVQSIGFQTADGRATVGVMAAGEYTFGTEAPEEMTVVSGALTVQLPGEEEWVTFEAGEAFFVPGNSKFNLQVAENTAYLCRYL, from the coding sequence ATGTTTAATGTGAATGAATATTTTGACGGTAAAGTGCAATCCATCGGCTTCCAGACTGCAGACGGACGCGCCACCGTGGGTGTAATGGCTGCCGGTGAGTACACCTTTGGTACCGAAGCGCCGGAAGAAATGACTGTCGTCAGCGGTGCGCTGACCGTGCAGCTGCCTGGTGAGGAAGAGTGGGTCACCTTCGAAGCAGGCGAAGCCTTCTTTGTTCCCGGCAACAGCAAGTTCAATCTGCAGGTGGCAGAAAACACCGCCTACCTGTGCCGCTACCTGTAA
- a CDS encoding circularly permuted type 2 ATP-grasp protein produces MSEVFALSPYQPYPDCFDELVDSDGNARPQALPIARFISQKGEEELVRRQQQLDATIQSMGVSFTVYSDSQNIDRSWPLDVVPRTISSTEWKRTSDGLKQRLQALNLFINDLYNDQRILKDKIVPAELILHSKNFLAPCQGMTPAHGAWAHICGTDLVRDQDGQFYVLEDNLRVPSGVSYMLENRTVMKRVFPELFAESTIYPVDDYPHQLWKTLASLSPRQDITPVVVVLTPGIYNSAYFEHSYLAQQMGCYLAENSDLYVDNDKVYLRTLRGPRQVDVIYRRVDDIFIDPEVFRKDSVLGIKGLVRAWKAGNVAIANAPGSGVADDKVVYAFVPKIIEYYLSEKPLIDNVPTYLCMDDKEREYVLANLDKLVVKPANESGGYGILIGPRATDEERAKCAEAVKANPRNFIAQPTLNLSTAPTLCDGVLEPRHLDLRPFILQGAELYCTTGGLSRVALRRGSLVVNSSQGGGSKDTWIINDEG; encoded by the coding sequence ATGTCAGAAGTCTTTGCACTAAGTCCGTACCAGCCATACCCGGATTGTTTTGATGAGCTGGTCGATTCTGATGGTAACGCTCGCCCCCAGGCTTTACCCATCGCGCGTTTTATCTCTCAGAAGGGCGAAGAAGAACTGGTCCGTCGCCAGCAGCAGCTGGACGCCACCATCCAGTCCATGGGGGTGTCGTTTACGGTTTATTCCGACAGCCAGAATATTGATCGCTCCTGGCCACTTGATGTCGTCCCACGCACCATCTCCAGCACGGAATGGAAGCGCACCAGCGACGGTCTCAAGCAGCGCCTGCAAGCCCTCAATCTGTTTATCAACGATCTCTACAACGACCAGCGCATCCTCAAGGACAAGATTGTCCCCGCCGAGCTGATTCTTCACTCCAAGAACTTCCTTGCTCCATGTCAGGGCATGACCCCCGCGCACGGCGCATGGGCGCACATCTGCGGCACCGATCTGGTGCGTGATCAGGATGGCCAGTTCTATGTATTGGAGGACAACCTGCGGGTGCCGTCCGGCGTGTCCTACATGCTGGAAAACCGCACCGTAATGAAGCGTGTTTTCCCTGAGCTGTTTGCCGAATCGACGATCTATCCGGTCGACGACTATCCCCACCAGCTGTGGAAAACACTGGCGTCGCTGTCGCCCCGACAGGACATCACGCCTGTAGTGGTGGTGCTGACCCCCGGCATCTATAACTCGGCCTACTTTGAGCACAGTTATCTGGCCCAGCAGATGGGCTGCTATCTGGCGGAAAACTCTGACCTGTACGTCGACAATGACAAGGTCTATCTGCGCACCCTGCGCGGCCCGCGTCAGGTGGATGTCATCTACCGGCGTGTGGATGATATTTTTATCGACCCTGAAGTCTTCCGTAAGGATTCGGTACTGGGCATCAAAGGTCTGGTGCGCGCCTGGAAGGCAGGCAATGTTGCCATCGCCAACGCACCCGGCTCCGGCGTAGCTGACGACAAGGTTGTCTACGCTTTCGTACCCAAGATCATTGAGTACTACCTCAGTGAAAAACCACTGATCGACAACGTCCCCACCTATCTGTGCATGGACGACAAAGAGCGTGAATACGTGCTGGCCAACCTCGATAAGCTGGTGGTCAAACCCGCCAACGAGTCCGGTGGCTACGGTATTCTCATCGGCCCACGCGCCACCGACGAAGAACGCGCCAAGTGCGCCGAAGCCGTCAAGGCCAATCCACGTAACTTTATTGCTCAGCCCACCCTCAACCTGTCCACCGCCCCGACGCTCTGTGATGGCGTGCTGGAACCCCGTCATCTGGATTTGCGGCCCTTTATCCTGCAGGGCGCAGAGCTCTACTGCACCACCGGCGGCCTGAGCCGGGTGGCGCTGCGACGCGGCTCACTGGTGGTCAACTCCTCGCAGGGAGGGGGCAGTAAGGATACCTGGATAATTAACGACGAGGGCTGA
- a CDS encoding alpha-E domain-containing protein, with protein sequence MLARVAENVYWMGRYLERIDDTARLINATTHMLIDSHKDTRFSWPVLINVLGEDNRRFISEGGSSERTVMHYLIAAEDSPASIRFSCTQVRANARCVREVIPRDIWEEVNSLNQFMQAECTQASSRRKRYNLMVEVVRRCQMVIGVMDGTMLRDDAYRLFNIGRHLERADMTTRIMDVLILQQLTPAMGHQGRREIQWNAVLNALGGVESYQRYYAREEGDSDVIDFLLTYKAFPRSIMYCLDKMQNEAKLLPRADSLLQTIEKLRKELDSEPLTQLSTHDLHSLIDDLQAGLIDIHTALISDSLHTPTR encoded by the coding sequence ATGCTGGCACGTGTGGCTGAAAATGTTTACTGGATGGGTCGTTATCTGGAGCGTATCGACGATACCGCGCGCCTGATCAACGCCACCACTCATATGTTGATCGATTCACACAAGGACACCCGCTTCAGCTGGCCGGTGCTGATCAACGTTCTGGGCGAAGACAATCGCCGTTTTATCAGCGAAGGGGGTTCCAGCGAGCGTACGGTAATGCATTACCTGATTGCCGCGGAAGACAGCCCGGCGTCCATCCGCTTCTCCTGCACTCAGGTGCGTGCCAACGCCCGCTGCGTGAGGGAAGTTATCCCCCGTGATATCTGGGAAGAGGTGAATTCACTTAACCAGTTCATGCAGGCGGAATGCACCCAGGCTTCCAGCCGTCGCAAACGCTATAACCTGATGGTCGAAGTGGTGCGCCGCTGCCAGATGGTGATCGGCGTCATGGACGGCACCATGCTGCGCGACGACGCTTACCGGCTGTTCAATATCGGTCGTCATCTGGAACGGGCGGATATGACCACCCGTATCATGGATGTGCTGATTCTGCAGCAACTGACACCCGCCATGGGTCATCAGGGGCGGCGTGAAATTCAGTGGAATGCGGTGCTGAATGCGCTGGGTGGGGTGGAGTCCTACCAGCGGTATTACGCCCGCGAGGAAGGCGATTCCGACGTGATCGATTTCCTGCTGACCTACAAGGCCTTCCCCCGCTCCATCATGTACTGCCTCGACAAGATGCAGAATGAAGCCAAACTTCTACCCCGTGCTGACAGCCTGCTGCAGACTATTGAAAAGCTACGCAAAGAGTTAGACTCTGAGCCCCTGACGCAACTGTCGACCCACGACCTGCACTCCCTGATCGATGATCTGCAGGCCGGGCTGATCGACATTCACACAGCTCTGATTTCTGACTCCCTGCATACCCCGACGCGCTGA
- a CDS encoding circularly permuted type 2 ATP-grasp protein has translation MIQQDAPLSLANLTQAYRRRAKGMDEWLPHAEDDSWSDVLGWFTDQGSDTLAGLTADLQHQLREHGATFDPQRQQSRTVDLLPWLIDPAEWQQLEAGLGQRRRLLSAVLRDIYGPQELLKQGILPPELIYRNANYLLPCHHLLPEESEWLLLLGCDIGRDSAGRFCAYGDCTLAPGGMGYVLENRVAINQVIPELSRRFQKRQLATFFKHLQKALVPQMPYSSEPLIGLMTRNYRDRQYFEHAFLANYLDIALVHGADLMYKEGRLWLKTLSGLQPLDALMRYMPDALSDPLELDASVAGSPGLLQCIRQGNLLCCNPPGVAFIDSGALLPYMDILCEHLLEEELLLPSAPAYWCGEEKHLARVLKQLDEMIIHDLERPGELIAVAQISRSERDALVERLNADPQRYLARQILPLSTLPVWQQNELQSRSVALRTFVLSQEQKDVVMPGGLARCHDQPVQLQLGLEANFMAKDVWLQSQTDQHISLLHSALTSVRLSRKAGLLPSRVADHLFWMGRYSERLNLACRALRAALPLVSTVVKEEQVATLTPMVEFACTINGGTFTTTDSPDELTAQLSSLFARDRLDGLLAVMQSLIMNAQSVREFFSEDTWHVLERLQHALNNFPAQGSTSRMVRALDDVILLQSAIYGLNNETMSRTQTLRFMDIGQHLERAMQTTAMLENVFVKYPTPPASLMEAVLRMADTLMTYRRRYRTELHPIAIIDLLLLDEGTPRSVGYQCIRLKRQVNHLPDRDSTLPGLNAEQRLMVELVALLQLVDLDALMSEAGKPSEQLGDLLGRIQTLLSQLSDAITLAYFNHADIPKPIVRI, from the coding sequence ATGATCCAGCAAGACGCGCCTTTGTCATTGGCTAATTTGACACAGGCATACCGACGCCGCGCCAAGGGCATGGATGAGTGGTTACCGCACGCCGAGGATGACAGCTGGTCTGACGTGCTGGGCTGGTTCACCGATCAGGGCAGCGACACCCTCGCTGGCCTGACCGCTGACCTTCAGCACCAGCTGCGCGAACACGGCGCCACCTTTGATCCGCAACGCCAGCAAAGCCGCACTGTTGACCTGCTGCCGTGGCTCATCGACCCGGCCGAATGGCAACAACTCGAGGCCGGACTCGGCCAGCGCAGACGCCTGCTGTCTGCGGTACTGCGTGACATTTATGGTCCGCAGGAGCTGCTCAAGCAGGGCATTCTGCCGCCAGAGCTGATCTATCGGAATGCCAACTACCTGCTGCCCTGTCATCACCTGCTCCCTGAGGAAAGCGAATGGCTGCTGCTGCTCGGCTGCGATATTGGCCGTGACAGTGCTGGTCGCTTCTGCGCCTACGGTGACTGCACACTGGCCCCCGGTGGTATGGGCTATGTGCTGGAAAACCGGGTGGCCATCAATCAGGTCATTCCCGAATTATCACGACGCTTTCAGAAGCGTCAGCTGGCCACCTTCTTCAAGCATCTGCAAAAGGCACTGGTGCCGCAGATGCCTTATTCCAGCGAACCGCTCATCGGCCTGATGACACGCAATTACCGTGACCGTCAGTATTTTGAACACGCCTTCCTTGCCAACTATCTGGATATTGCGCTCGTTCACGGTGCCGACCTGATGTACAAGGAAGGCCGCCTGTGGCTGAAGACCCTGAGTGGTCTGCAACCCCTGGATGCGCTGATGCGCTATATGCCTGATGCGCTCAGCGATCCGCTGGAGCTGGATGCCAGCGTCGCCGGCAGCCCCGGCCTGCTGCAGTGTATCCGGCAGGGCAATCTGTTGTGCTGCAACCCACCCGGCGTGGCCTTTATCGACAGCGGCGCCCTGCTGCCTTATATGGACATTCTCTGTGAGCACCTGCTGGAAGAGGAGCTGTTGCTACCCTCTGCCCCGGCCTACTGGTGTGGCGAAGAGAAGCATCTGGCACGAGTACTGAAACAGCTGGATGAGATGATCATCCATGATCTCGAGCGCCCCGGCGAGCTGATCGCTGTCGCCCAGATCAGCCGCAGCGAACGCGACGCGCTGGTGGAGCGACTGAATGCCGATCCGCAGCGTTATCTGGCCCGGCAGATATTGCCGCTCAGTACCTTACCGGTATGGCAACAGAACGAACTGCAGTCACGCAGTGTGGCGCTGCGCACCTTCGTACTCAGTCAGGAACAGAAAGATGTAGTGATGCCCGGCGGTCTGGCCCGCTGCCATGACCAGCCGGTGCAGCTACAGCTGGGTCTGGAAGCCAACTTCATGGCCAAAGATGTCTGGCTGCAGAGCCAGACCGATCAGCACATCAGTCTGCTGCACAGCGCCCTGACCAGCGTGCGCTTGTCGCGTAAGGCCGGGCTGCTGCCCAGCCGTGTGGCTGATCATCTGTTCTGGATGGGGCGTTACAGCGAACGCCTGAACCTCGCCTGCCGTGCACTGCGTGCCGCGCTGCCGCTGGTCAGCACCGTGGTCAAAGAAGAACAGGTGGCGACACTCACGCCGATGGTGGAGTTTGCCTGCACCATCAATGGTGGCACCTTTACCACCACGGATTCGCCTGATGAACTGACGGCTCAGCTGAGCAGCCTGTTTGCCCGTGACCGCCTCGATGGCCTGCTGGCGGTAATGCAGTCGCTGATCATGAATGCCCAGTCGGTGCGGGAGTTCTTCAGTGAAGATACCTGGCACGTGCTGGAGCGCTTGCAGCATGCCCTGAACAACTTCCCCGCGCAGGGCTCGACCTCACGCATGGTGCGGGCACTGGATGACGTCATCCTGCTGCAGTCGGCCATCTACGGTCTCAATAATGAAACCATGAGCCGTACCCAGACCCTGCGTTTTATGGACATTGGCCAGCATCTGGAGCGGGCGATGCAGACTACCGCCATGCTGGAGAATGTCTTCGTCAAATACCCGACACCGCCTGCCAGCCTGATGGAAGCCGTGCTGCGCATGGCTGATACCCTGATGACCTACCGCCGCCGCTACCGCACCGAGCTGCACCCCATCGCCATTATCGACCTGCTGCTGCTTGATGAGGGCACCCCGCGCTCGGTCGGCTACCAGTGCATTCGCCTCAAGCGGCAGGTCAACCATCTGCCGGATCGCGACTCCACCCTGCCCGGCCTCAACGCTGAACAGCGCCTGATGGTCGAGCTGGTTGCCCTGTTGCAGCTGGTGGATCTGGACGCCCTGATGAGCGAGGCAGGCAAACCGTCGGAACAGCTCGGTGATCTGCTGGGCCGCATCCAGACGCTGCTGAGTCAGCTGTCTGATGCCATCACGCTGGCGTATTTCAATCACGCCGACATTCCCAAACCCATCGTGCGGATCTGA